CACCGAGAGCGCGTGGACGGTCCTGGCCACCGCGATCCCGCTGGTCGGCGCGGCGGGGGCCAGCAGCGTGGGGCGGTTCGTCACCGAGTACGACTGGACGGTGGGCGAGTCGCAGGACGGTCTGCGCATCGACCACGGCCTCCTCGACCGCGCCCACGAGACGGTGCCGCCGGGCCGCGTGCAGACGGTAAGGATCGTCGAGCCGCTGCTGTGGCGACGACGCGGCTGGGTGCGGGTGGAACTGGACGTGGCCGGCTCCGCCAACTCGCTCCTGCTCCCGGTGGCACCGCGCGAGGTCGCCGAGTCGGTCGTCGCGCGCGTGCTGCCCGGGGTGACGGTCCCGAGCCGCGCGTCCCTGTCCCGTCCGCCGCGCCGCGCGGGCAGGTGCGTGCCCCTGTGGTGGCGCGGCTACGGCCTCGCCGTCACGGACGCGGTGTTCGCCGCCCGCACGGGCCTGCTCCGCCGCAGCCTCGCCCTGGTGCCGCACGCCAAGGTCCAGAGCGTCCGCCTGGCCCAGGGCCCCTGGGAGCGCCTGTGGGGCGTCGCCGACGTCCACGTGGACACGGGGGCCAACAAGACGGTCACCGCCCGTCTGAGGGACGCCGAGGAGGCGTCGGAGCTGCTCCGGGGCCAGACGGAGCGATCCCGAACGGGGCGGCGCGATGCCCTGCCGGATCGGTGGATGGCTTGAGCGGTGCCGGGGGGTGGCGTGAGGCGTCGCCCTGGAGGCGGGGGGTCTGAGCCGGTCCCGGGAGGGGGCTTGAGCCCGGCCCCGGAGGGGGCTTGAGCCCGGCCCGTCCCGGTGGGGCGTGAGCCCGGCACGGGAGGTGGCGTGAGCCCGGCACGGGAGGTGGCGTGAGCCCGGCACGGGAGGTGGCCTACGCCCGTCCCCGGGACGTGGCCTGCGCTGTGGCTGAGAGGTGGTCTGTGCCATCCCCTGGAGGTGCCGAGCATGAGCCGTCCCGGAAAGTGGCGGCGGCGGGCCTGAGCGAGCCGCCGCCCGTCCGGCGTCAGGAAACCGCGCTCCGCAGCCCCTGGATGTCGATCTGCTCGGTCTCGTCGTGCGCCGTCAGGTCGATGACCTGGCCGATGCCCCGGGACTCCTCGTCGGCCGGCTTGAACTCGGCCTCGGACTCGGCCTTGTGCAGGGCGAGGGCCTCCTGGCCGACGACGTCGGCGAGGTCCTCGTTCTGCACGGACTCCAGCGCGGACGGCTCCGTGCCCTGCTTCGTGCCGAAGAAGTCGAACCCGCCCTCGACCGCCGGGCGCCGTACGGGCGCGGCCGGTGCGACGGCCACCGCGGTCGGCTCGATGAAGTGCCCCGCGGGGCGCCGAGCGGCGGGCAGCGCCGGCCGGGTCGTGGCCAGGGCGCCTGCCGGGGTGACGGCGGCCGCGTGCTCATGCCCGTCGACCGCCCCTGGCTTCCCCTGCGGGTCGTCCTCCAGCACGGGCTCCGTCTCGGAGGCGCCGGCCCCCTCCACCTCGGCGTCGCCCGAGGCGTCCTTCAACGGCCTGCCGCCGGACGGGCCGTCGCCCTTCGGGGGGTCGTTCTTCGGAGACCCGTCCTTGGAGGGCTCCTCCTTGGAGTCCACGGAGTCCTTGGCGGACTTGGCCTTCACGGACTCGTCCTCGGCCGACCGGTCGGCGGCCGACCCGTCCTCCGACGCCTCGCCCAGGGGCGCCTCGTCCACGGACGACTCAGCGACGGGCGACTGGGACTCGTCCTCGGCGGACGTCTCCTCGGCCGACGTCTCCTCCGGCGAGTCCCCGTCGGACGCCTCGCCCTTCACCTCACCGTCCGCTTCCGGCTCACCGTCCTTGTCGAACCGCGCCAACGCGGCCTTGGCGCGCAGGAACAGCCGCGAACCCTCCGGCGAGAAGACCTTCGCGTCGACGGGCGCCTCTTCGGCGGCCTCCGCGACCTCGTCGTCCTCGTCGTCCTGGATCGCCTCGGCGTCGTCGTCCGCCACACTCTCCACGTCGTCCACGCCCTCCGCCTCGGCCGGGGCAGCCACAGCCCCCGCCTCCTCGGCCTCGGCGAACTCGGCAGCGGCGTCGTCGGCGGCCTCCGCCTCTCCGTCACCCGGCTCCGGTACCGGCGGCAGCGCCCGCGCGGGCGCGGCGGCCTCTATCTCCAGAACCCGGCGCTCCTCCAGGACGGTCGCGCGCTCGGTCTCCGCCGTGGCGTACCGCCGCAGCAGCGAGGCGTGCTCGTTGCGCAGCCCGGCGAGCTCGGCCCGCTTGCCGCGCAGCCGCTGTTCGAGCTTGACGCGCAGCTCGCGCGACTCGTCGAGGTCGGCCTCCAGCTCGGCGACCCGCTCCTCGTGCCGCCACTCGTCGCTGGCACGCGCGCGCGTGAGGTCGGCGACCTGCTTGCCCGCGTGCGTGTCCCAGCGGCGCATGACGACCGCACCCACGACCGCCGTCGCCGCGGCGGCCGCGGCGAAGCCGCGCAACGCCATGGTTTGGGAGAACACCCAGGGGGCGAGCGCACAGACGACGGACACGCCCGCGATGGCCGACGGGGGCAGCATCCTGTGCAAGGGCGGGGAATGGCGGTGACGTCCACGTGGCATGGCCAGAAACTTACCGCGCGTAGGCGAATCTTGGCGCCCCGCCCCGTAAAAAGACAGCCATCCCGAGTCGTTCACTTGGCATCAGGATTCAGTTCCGTCACCGAATTGGCCACGAAACAAGATCAAAGAGCCGGATCGGCCACCTCACCTGCCGTCCAGCCGTCCGCTCAGCCACTGGAGCGTCCCCGGAATCTCCCGCCGCCAGGTGTTGAAGTTGTGCCCTCCGCTTTCGAGGACGATCGATGAGATCCGGGTCAGCCCGGTCGCCTTCACGCGCTCAATGAACTTCAACGTGTCCTTGTAGTTGGATTCTCCAACTTTGCTGCTGCTGACAAGCAGTGAAGTGTCCGGAGCGGGCATGTGCGCGAGGTACCACCACAGGTTCGCGCGATTGCGCAGTTCCTCGTCGCCGTGGAAGAGATCGCCGGTCGTGGCGTCGATGGGCGCCTTGTAGTAGGCGGAGAGTCCCGCCCCGGCGGCGTACACGCGCGGATGGTGCATGGCGAGCTTCAGCGCGCAGTAGCCGCCGGTGGAGTCGCCGATGATGCCCCAACTGCCCGGATCACCGCCGACCCTGTAGTGGCCGCTCACGGCCTCGGGGAGATCCGACGCGAAGAACGTCTCGGTCTGCGGTCCCCCGGGGATGTCGACGCATTCGGTGTCGCGCGGCGGGGCCACGGTGGGACGCATCATCACCAGGATCATCGGCTCCATACGGCCTTCCCCGACCAGCCGCGCGGCCGTGCGCGGGTAGTCGAGCTTGTCCACCAGCGCCTGGGCCGTACCGGGATAGCCGGTGAGGACGACGGCTGCGGGGAACGTACGCGTCCGGTATTCCGGCTGAAAGTATTCGGGCGGCAGATAGACATACGCGGGCGTGGCGATGCGTGTCGTACGGCCGACGATGTCGACCTTGTCGATCCGGCCGCTCCGCTGCGGACCGGCGCTCGTCGCCCCCGGCACCCGCCGCGTCTCGGCGACCCGCAGCGGCCCGCCCGCCGGCACGTGGTCCACGACGACGCCCTGGTCCTTCTCCTGCCCGAACAGGTCGGCCCAGCTCGCGTAGAACCCGAAGACCTGGTTGGCGAGGAGGCCGACCGACGCGAACAGCGCCAACTGCGTGGCGAGCAGCAGCCCGACGCGCCCGGCGACGGCACGCGGGCCCCGCCGCGCCAGCCGTGGCCACAGCCACACCGTGCCGACGAACAGCCCTAGGGCCGCGAGCACCGCCAGCGCCAGCACCTTGTCGCTCGTGAGACCCATCGATGGTTACCTGCCCGCACTTTCCGCCCGGAGCACGAGTGCGGACACCTGCCCCACGCGTCGCCTCCCCCGCACCTTCGCAAGGGCTTGCCCCGGACTTTCCTTGGCCTTTGAAACGGTTTTGGGAAGCCGAGTGAACCTCTCCCCTCAAGACACCGTCCTAGAGGGCGCAATGTCGCCGGATGCCCGAATCGGCACCGGATCCAAGGTCTCTCGCAGAACTAATGGGATGCGATGTCTGTCAGGACAGATGTGGAAATGTCGGGCAAGGTTCCTCAACGATCTCCCCAGGTGGGGCATCTGTCGAGCCGCGTGCGGAACGTGCTGCGCGGCCCGCGCCCCGAGGCCGTTCCCGTCCTCCTCGGCAGGGCCTGCGCGCTGGTCGGCCTGCTGGACATCGGCGCCGGCGTCTTCCCGCGCTTCCGGCACAGCCGTATGCACGCCATCGCCGAGGTGCTGCCGGGCGCGACGGGCCCGTTCGCGGCCGCCCTCTCGCTCAGCGCCGGCGTGCTGTTGCTGCTGCTCGCGCACGGCCTCAAGCGCGGCAAGCGCAGGGCCTGGCGCGCCGCCGTCGTCCTGCTGCCGGCCGGAGCGGTGGCGCAGTTCACCTACCGCCACTCCGTCATCGGCGTCCTGATCTCCCTCGCGCTGCTCGCGCCCCTGCTGCGCCACCGCGACCAGTTCGCGGCCCTGCCCGACCCGCGCAGCCGCTGGCGCGCGCTCGCCAACTTCGTCCTCATGGGCGCCGGTTCGCTCGCCCTCGGCCTGGTCATCGTCAGCGCCCACCCCAAGACCCTCGTCGGCGACCCGAGCCTGGCGGACCGCATCACCCACGTCCTGTACGGCCTGTTCGGCTTCGAGGGCCCGGTCGACTACCAGGGCACCACCTCCTGGACGGTCGCCTTCTCCCTCGGCGCCCTCGGCCTGCTCACCGCGATCACCACCATCTACCTGGCCTTCCGCCCCGAGCACCCGGCCGCCGCCCTCACCGAGGACGACGAGGCCCGGCTGCGCGCCCTGCTCGCCAAGCACGGCGGCCGCGACTCCCTCGGCCACTTCGCGCTGCGCCGCGACAAGGCCGTCGTCTTCTCCCCCAGCGGCAAGGCCGCGGTCACCTACCGCGTCGTCTCCGGCGTGATGCTCGCCAGCGGCGACCCCATCGGCGACGTCGAGGCCTGGCCCGGCGCCATCGAACGCTTCATGGACGAGGCCAAGGCCCACTCCTGGACCCCCGCGGTCATGGGCTGCTCCGAGACCGGCGCCGAGGTCTGGACCCGCGAGACCGGGCTCGACGCCCTCGAACTGGGCGACGAGGCGGTGGTGGACGTCCCGGATTTCTCGCTCACCGGCCGCGCGATGCGCAATGTGCGCCAGATGGTCAAGCGCATCGAGCGCGCCGGTTACGAGACCCGGGTACGCCGTGTCCGTGACCTCGGCGAGACCGAGCTGGAGCGGATCCGCCAGGCCGCCGAGGACTGGCGCGGCACCGACACCGAGCGCGGCTTCTCCATGGCACTCGGCCGCGTCGGCGACCCGTCCGACGGCGACTGCCTGATCGCCACCGCCCACAAGGCGGACGACGAGCCGGGACCCTACGGCGACCTCAAGGCGATCCTGCACTTCGTGCCCTGGGGCACCGACGGCGTCTCGCTGGACCTGATGCGGCGCGACCGCGCGGCCGACCCCGGCATGAACGAACTGCTGATCGTGGCCGCCCTCCAGGCCGCCCCGAAGTTCGACATCGCGCGCGTCTCCCTCAACTTCGCCATGTTCCGCTCGGCCCTGGCACGCGGCGAGAAGATCGGCGCGGGCCCCGTGCTGCGTGCCTGGCGGGGACTGCTGGTCTTCCTCTCCCGCTGGTTCCAGATCGAGTCGCTGTACAAGTTCAACGCGAAGTTCCAGCCCCGCTGGGAGCCCCGCTTCGTGGTCTACCGCGCCTCGGCCGACCTGCCCCGCCTCGGCCTCGCCGCGATGCAGGCGGAAGGCTTCGTGAACATGGCCCTGCCGCTGCCCCGCTTCCTGCGCCGCCGCACGGCCACGCGACGCCCCTGCGCACACCGCGCGGCAGAACGGGACATCCAAGCGGCCTAGCGGCAGCGCCGCAAAGGGGCGCGGGGAACCGCGCGACCGGCCACGACGGACCCGCAGGCCGCCCACCCACCTGTCCCGGCCCTCCCGGCGGAGCGCATACGCTGAACGTATGAGCAAGCACAGCGGACGCGGGCGCGTCGCGGGCCTCCCCCAGTGGGACCGGTGCGCGGTCATGGGAGTCGTCAACGTGACCCCCGACTCCTTCTCCGACGGCGGCCGCTGGTTCGACACGACGTCCGCCGTCAAGCACGGCCTCGCCCTGGTCGAGGAGGGCGCCGACCTGGTCGACGTCGGCGGCGAGTCCACCCGCCCCGGCGCCACCCGCGTCGACGAGGCCGAGGAACTGCGCCGCGTCATCCCCGTCGTGCGCGGCCTCGCCGCCGAGGGCGTCACGATCTCCGTCGACACCGTGCGCGCGTCCGTCGCCGAGCAGGCCCTCGCCGCAGGCGCCGCCCTCGTCAACGACGTCAGCGGCGGCCTCGCCGACCCCGCGATGATCCCGGTCGTCGCCGACGCCGCCGCCCCCTTCGTCGTCATGCACTGGCGCGGCTTCCTCGACGGCGGGAACGTCAAGGGCGTGTACGCCGACGTCGTCGCCGAGGTCGTCGAGGAGCTCCACGCACGCGTGGAGGCCGTCCTGGAGGGCGGCATCGCCCCCGACCGCATCGTCGTCGACCCCGGCCTCGGCTTCTCCAAGGACGCCGAGCACGACCTCGTCCTTCTCGCCCACCTCGACCGGCTGCTCACCCTCGGCCACCCCCTCCTCGTCGCCGCCTCCCGCAAGCGGTTCCTCGGCCGCGTACTCGCCGGCCCGCAGGGCGAGCCGCCGCCCGCCCGGGAGCGCGACGCCGCCACGGCCGCCGTGTCGGCACTCGCGGCCCAGGCCGGCGCATGGGCCGTACGCGTCCACGAAGTACGCGCCACGGCGGACGCGGTGCGCGTCACCCGCGCCATCGAGGAGGCCCGCGACGCCGGAACCGCACCCGGCGCGCAGGCCGGGAGTGACGGCGCGCACGGCTCTGAAGGAGCCCGGTGAGCGCCCCCCACACCGACGTCGAACAGGTGGAGGCGGCCAACACCGCCTTCTACGAGGCAGTGGAGCGCGGCGACTTCGAGCAGCTCTCCAAGCTCTGGCTCACCCCCACCGACCTCGGCGTCGACGAGACCTACCACGACCCGGCCGACGCCGGCGTGATCTCCTGCGTGCACCCGGGCTGGCCGGTCCTCACCGGACGCGGCGAGGTCCTCAGGTCGTACGCGCTGATCATGGCGAACACCGACTACATCCAGTTCTTCCTCACCGACGTGCACGTCTCCGTCACCGGCGACACCGCCCTGGTGACCTGCACCGAGAACATCCTCAGCGGCGGCCCCGCGCCCGACGCCGGCGAGGAGCTCGGCCCGCTCGTCGGCCAGCTCGTGGTCGCCACGAACGTGTTCCGGCGCACGACCGAGGGCTGGAAGATGTGGTCCCACCACGCCTCGCCGGTTCTGGCCGAAAACGACGAGGACGAAAGCGACGACACCCCCGCCTGAGTGGGTAGGCGCCGTACAGGACCGGCAGGACCCACCAGGCTCCCGCAGGGGTCCCGGGGACGACCACGGTGCCGCGCCCGTGCCCGCACGACCACCCGCAAGGGGACCCGCGGGTGCCCGCCGGGACCAAGAAGTGGTTGGAATCACTTGTGTGCGGGTAGGCGCGGCTACCAACCCGTGAGCCGCCGGATTCCCCAGGGGAAACACCTGGTGAATCCTGCCGGCCCCGGACCGGGCCCACGCCCCCGTGGCCCGGCCCTGTCAGTGCCCGCAGGTAGATTCGTTCGAGGCCGGTGTGCCGCCCGCACACGGCACCGACCGGCCGTCACCGACGATTGCAGGAGTGATTCGCGTGGATCGTGTCGCGCTGCGCGGCCTGAAGGCCCGCGGGTACCACGGCGTGTTCCCCGAGGAACGCGCACAGGGCCAGATCTTCGTCGTGGACCTCGTCCTCGGCCTCGACACCCGGCCCGCCGCCGCGGACGACGACCTGGCGAAGACCGTCCACTACGGCATCGTGGCGGAGGAGGTCGTGGCCGTCGTCGAGGGCGACCCGGTCAATCTCATCGAGACGCTCGCCGAACGCATCGCCCAGGCCTGTCTGAAGCACGAAGGGGTCCACGAGGTCGAGGTCACCGTCCACAAACCGGACGCGCCGATCACGGTCCCCTTCGACGACGTGACCGTCACCATCACCCGGAGCCGAGTATGACTGCACCGTTCATCAAGGGCCCCAGCGACCCGACCGTACAGCCGGTACCCGCCTCCGTCGTCGAGCAGGTCGACGCCGCCGACACCACCCTCAGCAACCCGAAACGGGCCGTGATCTCCCTCGGCTCCAACCTCGGCAACCGCCTGGAGACCCTCCAGGGCGCCATCGACGCGCTGGAGGACACCCCCGGCGTCCGCATCAAGGGCGTCTCCCCCGTCTACGAGACGGAGCCCTGGGGCGTCGAGCCGGGCAGCCAGCCCTCCTACTTCAACGCCGTCGTGGTCCTCAAGACCACGCTCCCCCCGTCCTCCCTGCTGGAGCGCGCGCACGCGGTCGAGGAGGCCTTCCACCGGGTCCGGGACGAACGCTGGGGCGCACGCACCCTCGACGTCGACATCGTCTCCTACGCCGACGTCGTCTCCGACGACCCGCACCTCACGCTCCCCCACCCCCGCGCCCACGAACGGGCGTTCGTCCTCGCCCCCTGGCACGACCTGGAACCCGAGGCCCAGTTGCCCGGCCGCGGCGCGGTCGCCGAACTGCTCGGCACGGTCACCCTGGACGGCGTGGCGCCGCGCGTGGACCTGGAACTCCAGCTCCCCGAATAGTCGTTAAGGTCAAGACGACCACAATCCGCGGGCACCCGGGGGAGCTGAAGGAACACCGTGAGAGAGCTGCGCATCAGGCTGCTGGCCGGCGTGTTCATCATCGCCGGAGTCCTGTCCTGGGCGGGTGCCCGCCTGTGGAACGCCGTGGGGACCCTGCCCAGCGTCCCCCTGGCCGCCCCCATCGTCCTCGCCCTGATCGCCGTGGTCCTCCTGTCCACGGCGATCTCGATCCGCGCCCGCCTCAAGGCGCAGCGCGAACGCGACCCCGACGCCAAGGGCGTCGACCCGCTGATGGCCGCCCGCGCGGTCGTCTTCGGCCAGGCCAGCGCCCTGGTGGCCGCCCTCGTCGCCGGCATGTACGGCGGCACGGGCGTCTTCCTCCTGGAATACCT
The DNA window shown above is from Streptomyces chartreusis and carries:
- a CDS encoding nuclear transport factor 2 family protein, encoding MSAPHTDVEQVEAANTAFYEAVERGDFEQLSKLWLTPTDLGVDETYHDPADAGVISCVHPGWPVLTGRGEVLRSYALIMANTDYIQFFLTDVHVSVTGDTALVTCTENILSGGPAPDAGEELGPLVGQLVVATNVFRRTTEGWKMWSHHASPVLAENDEDESDDTPA
- the folK gene encoding 2-amino-4-hydroxy-6-hydroxymethyldihydropteridine diphosphokinase, yielding MTAPFIKGPSDPTVQPVPASVVEQVDAADTTLSNPKRAVISLGSNLGNRLETLQGAIDALEDTPGVRIKGVSPVYETEPWGVEPGSQPSYFNAVVVLKTTLPPSSLLERAHAVEEAFHRVRDERWGARTLDVDIVSYADVVSDDPHLTLPHPRAHERAFVLAPWHDLEPEAQLPGRGAVAELLGTVTLDGVAPRVDLELQLPE
- the folB gene encoding dihydroneopterin aldolase, with the protein product MDRVALRGLKARGYHGVFPEERAQGQIFVVDLVLGLDTRPAAADDDLAKTVHYGIVAEEVVAVVEGDPVNLIETLAERIAQACLKHEGVHEVEVTVHKPDAPITVPFDDVTVTITRSRV
- a CDS encoding alpha/beta hydrolase, whose amino-acid sequence is MGLTSDKVLALAVLAALGLFVGTVWLWPRLARRGPRAVAGRVGLLLATQLALFASVGLLANQVFGFYASWADLFGQEKDQGVVVDHVPAGGPLRVAETRRVPGATSAGPQRSGRIDKVDIVGRTTRIATPAYVYLPPEYFQPEYRTRTFPAAVVLTGYPGTAQALVDKLDYPRTAARLVGEGRMEPMILVMMRPTVAPPRDTECVDIPGGPQTETFFASDLPEAVSGHYRVGGDPGSWGIIGDSTGGYCALKLAMHHPRVYAAGAGLSAYYKAPIDATTGDLFHGDEELRNRANLWWYLAHMPAPDTSLLVSSSKVGESNYKDTLKFIERVKATGLTRISSIVLESGGHNFNTWRREIPGTLQWLSGRLDGR
- a CDS encoding PH domain-containing protein, which produces MTTPGVGDAVRERPPVSERRLHPVTPLRRAWAPVAVLIGWAVHDPDQAQRQLTRLTTTTLLIALAVLLPAAALYGFLTWWYTHFAVTDAELRIRTGLVFRRTAHIRLERIQAIDVTQPLLARVAGVAKLKLDVIGADKKDELAFLGAEEARALRAELLARAAGFAPETAHEVGEAPSQQLLRVPPGVLATSLVLTGATWATLGAALVVPTVLWLVTESAWTVLATAIPLVGAAGASSVGRFVTEYDWTVGESQDGLRIDHGLLDRAHETVPPGRVQTVRIVEPLLWRRRGWVRVELDVAGSANSLLLPVAPREVAESVVARVLPGVTVPSRASLSRPPRRAGRCVPLWWRGYGLAVTDAVFAARTGLLRRSLALVPHAKVQSVRLAQGPWERLWGVADVHVDTGANKTVTARLRDAEEASELLRGQTERSRTGRRDALPDRWMA
- a CDS encoding DUF3180 domain-containing protein, with the protein product MRELRIRLLAGVFIIAGVLSWAGARLWNAVGTLPSVPLAAPIVLALIAVVLLSTAISIRARLKAQRERDPDAKGVDPLMAARAVVFGQASALVAALVAGMYGGTGVFLLEYLDIPARRDQAIYAGFSVLASLGVIAAAVFLERVCKLPDDDEHNNTGATPTT
- a CDS encoding phosphatidylglycerol lysyltransferase domain-containing protein, with the protein product MSGKVPQRSPQVGHLSSRVRNVLRGPRPEAVPVLLGRACALVGLLDIGAGVFPRFRHSRMHAIAEVLPGATGPFAAALSLSAGVLLLLLAHGLKRGKRRAWRAAVVLLPAGAVAQFTYRHSVIGVLISLALLAPLLRHRDQFAALPDPRSRWRALANFVLMGAGSLALGLVIVSAHPKTLVGDPSLADRITHVLYGLFGFEGPVDYQGTTSWTVAFSLGALGLLTAITTIYLAFRPEHPAAALTEDDEARLRALLAKHGGRDSLGHFALRRDKAVVFSPSGKAAVTYRVVSGVMLASGDPIGDVEAWPGAIERFMDEAKAHSWTPAVMGCSETGAEVWTRETGLDALELGDEAVVDVPDFSLTGRAMRNVRQMVKRIERAGYETRVRRVRDLGETELERIRQAAEDWRGTDTERGFSMALGRVGDPSDGDCLIATAHKADDEPGPYGDLKAILHFVPWGTDGVSLDLMRRDRAADPGMNELLIVAALQAAPKFDIARVSLNFAMFRSALARGEKIGAGPVLRAWRGLLVFLSRWFQIESLYKFNAKFQPRWEPRFVVYRASADLPRLGLAAMQAEGFVNMALPLPRFLRRRTATRRPCAHRAAERDIQAA
- the folP gene encoding dihydropteroate synthase; this encodes MSKHSGRGRVAGLPQWDRCAVMGVVNVTPDSFSDGGRWFDTTSAVKHGLALVEEGADLVDVGGESTRPGATRVDEAEELRRVIPVVRGLAAEGVTISVDTVRASVAEQALAAGAALVNDVSGGLADPAMIPVVADAAAPFVVMHWRGFLDGGNVKGVYADVVAEVVEELHARVEAVLEGGIAPDRIVVDPGLGFSKDAEHDLVLLAHLDRLLTLGHPLLVAASRKRFLGRVLAGPQGEPPPARERDAATAAVSALAAQAGAWAVRVHEVRATADAVRVTRAIEEARDAGTAPGAQAGSDGAHGSEGAR